Within Lolium rigidum isolate FL_2022 chromosome 5, APGP_CSIRO_Lrig_0.1, whole genome shotgun sequence, the genomic segment CCTTGCAGCATCTCCAGAGGATCGAACTTAATCTGCAACGAATGAAAAATGACGTTGAAGGACAAAATTTTGTTGCGATAATAATTGAGTAACATCGATTAGGCACATGAaacatctaaaaaaatcacgattTTTGCCTGCTCACCGTACAAATGTTTCCACGAGGACTACCCCATGGACCCACAGTGTGCGTATGTCCGTTGAAGTCCATGTACGAAAAAGAAAGTGAGTTGACGACGGAGCTGCAACTGATTGTCACAGTTTCAAGACGGTGTGGTGGCTTGTCGGTGGAGATGTCCTGTAAGTTCCCTCCAACGCCACCCCACGGCCCAATCTTGGTATATCCAGGCTCGTGAGATGAGATCAGCTATGGCAAAATGTTAAATAAttgaaaaaagaagaagatgaaagtTCACGTATATATATTATATGAAATTACTATTGCTACAATTTCTCATTCTTAGGGTAAACCTATAGTGTTTTATTGTCTAAAGTAGCTTCACTGATGGAAACTGTATTCTCCTCGTTCCAAAATGTTTGCTCTTTGTTTTGCCCAACTAATAGGAAATTCTTTTCTTAACAAAAAATGACACCAGCATATAAACTAATAGAAGAAAAAAATTAACGGGACCTTGtcagagggtggggagcccccacATTGCATTATAAGAAGAGAGAAACTGATTCAATTAATAAGGAAACCCGAACCTAAAGATCATACAAGTACGATTAATTAAGGAAACCCGGCAAAATCCGCACATTGTAGTGTGTAGAAAATACATTTTTATGGTGGATCTATTTAAACTAATCGGTGCCGGATCGTTGTCAGTAGACATGGTTGAATTTGAAAAGGCACGACTTAAAAGAAAAGGCTAGAACGCCAACCATTTACAAACACACCATATATGCATGGTAATGAAGTACCTGTTCTCGCATTGCTTCTTGATCTGGGACCGCGTAGAAACCAATTGCATGAAGATACGACCCTGCACAGCCGAAGAAGCCAACAATGCTGCCCTTGTCCCACACTCCCACATTTCAATCTGGAAAGGAGTTCCTCCCGCTTCTCCAAAAGGTCCAAATTTTCTATGTCCATCAGTGACGAAAGTAAACGATGTCACAACATCGCCTGATCCATGAGCAAACGGACCGGTTCTTCCATAGACCCCTGTCAGATATTCTGAATCTCAATATGACGAGATccacactagtggaaaatagggcTTTTGTGGCGGGtggtaagggccttttgtcgcgggtggccaTCCGCGATAAggaaggcgcgataaaaggtagaccttttgtcgcgggtcgcttaccacccgggacatatagtccaccacgtggcaggcgcggggcgcgcaggggacatgcccttttgtcgcgggcggtattaccacccgcgacaaaaggtcctcTACGTGGCgcacgcacaacgctgctgctttacggtttgaggggtgcagcacccccccccccccccgccaccgacccccttttatttcattttttcattcgaaaataaaagttgcatatatttgtacgctactagaagtggtacacgttcattcattatatatatatcgatcaaacaaatattggaagcaaaagtcgattccccttacatattcgtagattctccttacatatatatatacatggagctcacgactagCGGTACTaaagaccgtctatttggagggagagggagagcatctatttggactaaacaagccgttattatctattacttctctaaccaaaagtcccccCAGtttctccgcaattcctagtaggtgtttctTTGGTTGGAGTGTGTCCCGCATGAACTCGACCTATATATACGAAAataagatgagtatgactatatcaatgttgataacgaaatattgacgataataaataaagttgcaaatgttattgcttacgttgaatttattactgttctgcttctcagtggttaacatgcgaatggactcgcaaacgtagtatccacatagattcgtcccttgtggctcgttgggcgcacggtacaggagtaaatgttagcctcTCTACCCAGGTACCCTTAGTATGTTTCCTGAAAGctctccaagccctgccaggcaaaagaatgattgaatgagtggataattaattgatatctcacgaaagatatagcgcggcgatgaaggaaattacacttggagcatctTCTGCAAGTCGAGGAACCCGTTCACGCCTCTACTCattgggtctcttacttcaactattcccttatcaacttgaatgtctagtagaatctagtggaagctgcacatgttatgtatatacgtcagaaattacacttaacatcgagtaagaaaaattgaatgtgcataaaagatcattaagactctcactcgtagttgtaaggaaacattattgaatcacagaaatgttgctcccccaaaaaccttagtagatttccccccgtttctgagcctttatgctttaccgttttaacatgtactttatctgggtcaacaaacccaatattgataatattattacttttgcattcactgatcttcagtctgcataagagaacacataatatataatgagtatatgcaatgaaaacgaacatgaactgaatgaaaatgaacttatatgtagttaacaacttacaagcaatagcaactcatgagagatttgtcgagggcttctaaattgaataactgccagagttcattcatctcaatatggatcttctcctttcggtagtaatattcaaatggtatattcgccacgatgtaccttatgttctccttgcatgcatcaaggtaccactgatgcaaattccgcatatgtgttggcagtttatgcagctgctctctgctgaccaagtcgaCCCCGTAGatgaatttaggagctatatcagcagtggctagtgcagcatctgcggcacccagcaattcctccacggtaactccACAGGTAGCacctagctttgcagcttcttccatatcgataccACCACCATGTTCcaggtacaccttgggaacatcaaacactttgagtgctgggatcgattgtttgggctgttcTCCGagcaggggaacttcctttctttttttgccttttatcgtttgcttggccttgaggggtgcacttgttgaacttgacttcttcccggctacacttctagctgatgatttgctcgtgctagcaatatccttctccttagccttgtcatccttcttctccttagccttgtcatccttcttctcgttagccttgtcatcaattaccctcgcaaggtagcgtgtatagtcatctttcttctcgtgtaagtcatattgcgatggtgtgttcagaaaactaagAGCATATTTTTTTTGCTTCTCTAGCCTTTGTGAAACATTTCTAGATCTGGTTCATTTTGTGCTTAGGTTTTAAAAGGGGGTAAAATCTAACAATTTTCAGCTAGGCACGCCTAGACTAGAAAAAACGGAAAGAAAATGTTCCAATTGTTTCCGTGGAGAATGTAAATGGAGcgaaaaaatgaaaaatattaaatattttttGGAAAGGAGACGAGATCCGGATCAATCGTTTCTCGAACGGACTCTAACGTGATGAGGATGCAAATTAGCGACAGCCAAAACATTATGGATGGACGTACCACGGCGCttagcaatttaatagtaaagatcataggtagatactgtatcattgcacatagaactagaaaaattaactccaaataaatcttgtgcacaaatttaTATTAAGATTTTACAAATCAATAAACATAACTagcatatgatactactacatgataggaATGCATTGCCGAGATATTATCATAgaatagtatcatatgcatgatactactatatgatactttaGCCCAGGAAACCGCGTCTCAGGAATTTCGTGGCGATCAAACAACGAAGACTATGCTCCTCCCGAGTGACCGAGTCCTGATCCGACTGTTGGtgaccgccggccgccgctgaCGCATGTTGTTTTGTTTCCCTTGCTTTGGACAAGGGcagtgctgagcgtcccccgggggatccgaaatcagatcccccgggtcgccagccgtcTGATCGAGTCAACGGATCACGCGCGTCCGTCCGATGTCCATCATGCACGGGAGACTTTTCTCCACCACATGGGTGGTCCCCGCCATCCACATGCCCCAGCTTGCATCGCATCTGAAAGCCATGGCTGGGAGTGGACGCCACCGGGGAGTACGCCGCCGGAGTGGACGACGCCGGAGTGGACGCAGCCGAGTAGACGCCACCGGGAAGGAAGCCGTCGGAGAAGACCACTTGTAGCAGCGTCGGTGCCGTTTGTAGCAACGACGACGACCTTGTgtagcagccatggcggccatccGTAGCAGCGCCACCGACAActtgtagcagcgccgccggccaCTCGTAGCAGCCTCAACGGCCGATTGTAGCAGCGCCACCGCAGCTTGTAGCAGCCTCGACCGGCGATTGTAGCAGCGCTGCCGGCCCCTCGTAGCAGCCTCGACGGCTGACTGTAGCAGCGCCGCCGATAACTTGTAGCAGCCTTGACGGGTgattgtagcagcgccgccggccaCTCGTAGCATCACCACCCGTAGcttgtagcagcgccgccggccaTTTGTAGCAGGGCGCACAAGCAATTGTAGCAAGGCAGACGGACGATTGTAGCAGCATCGCCTGACAGCTtgtagcagcggcggcggagatAGAATTCCTCCGAGgttgagagggggtggccggagctAGGCGAGCAGAGATGAGGTTGAGAGGGAGGCGCGCTGGCTTGGAACGcaccgatggcggcggcgcggaggccggCCATGAGCCCGGTGGCGGCGCGTCGCCCTACCGGCGGGGAGGAAGAGAGCTGGGCTGGCCAGCGGCGCGGGGGACGGAGCAGAACTCCAGGTTGTCGTCCTGCTCGTGCGGAGAAGAAGAGTGCGCGGTGGGGAGGAGATGGGGAACGAACGGAGGAAAATTCTCTTCAGACGATAAGGTGGGCCTCACCTGGACCCGGACGATCCAAGACgtgatcccccgggggaacagCAGCGTTTCCCTTTGGACAATGACTGCGTCTCCGTCGTAGCCATGGAATTTTCCTACAAATTCAGGTTCCAGGTAAAATCTGTAGAATTATCATTGCATGTTTTTTGGCCCAATCTCGTTTCTTCTCCATCTCTTTATTCCCCCAAAACCGTTTCATCAATATGTCAGAAGACGCTCCTGGCGACCTCTTCAAATCCTTCAGTATCATCATCGCCGGTGCGGTTTCAACACTAGCTAGCTAGCAAGGATAAAAGATGATTTGTTTATGTGTATTTCTCCAAGTTTTGATCTTATGTATGTACTCTGACTCTCCTGATTACTGATGCAGTTGTGTCGGTTCTGAGCATCTTGGCAACCGTCGCCATAGTCTACTTCGTTTGCAGATACTTCAAGAAGAACGGCTTCCCCGCAATCAATATCAACACGAGCGCCCCGCCGGCAGCCGCGGCGAGTACGGCGCTGTACGCCGTGGTTCCGGACTCGCAGATAAGAGAGGCCACCGTCGAGAGGTTCCTCAACGTGATCGCCGGCGAGAAGCCCATCCGGTTCACCCCGCAGCAGCTCTCCGGCTTCACCAACAACTACTCGGTTCGGCTCGGAGCCGGTGGGTTCGGTGCCGTCTACAAGGGCATGCTCCCCAACGGGCTCATGGTCGCCGTCAAGCGTCTCCACGCCGGCAACGACGACAGGACCTCGCAGGAGCAATTCATGGCGGAGGTGGGAACCATCGGGAGGACGCACCACATAAACCTCGTCAGGCTCTTCGGCTTCTGCTACGACGCCGAGGTGCGAGCGCTGGTGTACGAGTACATGGAGCACGGCGCGCTCGACTCCTACCTGTTCGACCGGAGCCGCCATCACATGGTCGGCTTCACCACGCTGCACGCCATGGCCGTCGGCATCGCGAGGGGGCTCCGGTACCTCCACGAGGAGTGCCAGCAGAAGATCGTGCACTACGACATCAAGCCCGGCAACGTGCTCCTCGACGGCGGCCTCACCCCGAAGGTGGCCGACTTCGGCCTCGCGCGGCTGCTGAACCGGGCGGACACGCACATGACCGTCTCCGGGATGCGCGGCACACCCGGGTACGCGGCGCCGGAGATGTGGATGCAGGCCGGCGCCACCGAGAAGTTCGACGTCTACAGCTTCGGCATCCTCCTGTTCGAGATCCTCGGCCGGAGGAGGAATTTCGACGACGCCGCGCCGGAGAGCCAGCAGTGGTTCCCCAAGGTGGCGTGGACAAAGTACGAGAGCGGCGTGCTTACTGAGATCGTGGAGGGTTGTGACGGCGAGGACGGTCAGGATAAATTAGAGACGGTGGAGAGGATGTGCAAGGTGGCCTTCTGGTGCGTGCAGCAacagccggagacgaggccgccaATGGGCCTGGTGGTGAAGATGCTCGAAGGAGAGATGGACATTGCTCCGCCGGAAAACCCGTTCCAGCATCTCATGGCAGCGCCGATGGCGGCAAACCGGTGGACTTCCGGGACGAGCAGCGCAAACACGGTCTCAACATCGGCAAATAGTGTTTCTCAAGGTAGCCTAGATATCGTCTAGCATTCACGCTTTACAACTGGCTCAATCTTCTTTTCGAAAAGAAATGGTTGGCAATATTGAAGAGCGTCATTGTAACATGTTTGATGCGACGAGGACGGGTGAATAGCTCACGTGCGACACACTCCAGGAAAATAGACTGAAATGTGATGATGTTGGCGAAATAGCTTCCATGCGATAAGTGTACTAGTTAAAATAGCTCATATAGGACATTCCTTCGTTAGGCTCGGAACGGACCATTAGTCCAGGTGGGCAAATAGGTTTGGGCCTTAAACGCAACTAGCACAATACCCGTGCTTTGCTACGGGTAACCAATTGTATATGCATATCTTTAAACATGCTTTGGTGTTTTTTCTCACCCGATATTTCCGAAATTTTTGCCGTAACAGGTTTTCTCGATACCTACCGGTATAAAATAAATGCCGGCCGGTATTTATGTTTTTTGTAATATTTTTGATTTTAATGAATTTGGataaattttatattttatttgaaaaatCTCGGTTCCTTGTTTACCGACTGTCTTCATTGGAAGGACTCATTAATTTAACCCTATATCTTTGCAAGTAGAAGCGATGATTATATCGTCCGTCCAGATTATTTCATCTGATGATGTGAACCACAAACCTACTTAATCTCTAAGTCTGAACAGGTGTTTGCATTATTCAGTTAAGGACATCTAAAATCTCCTTCAGAAATTACCACAACTGCAGCCGTTGATAGTAGACTTCTAGTAATTGCCGCAAGTGCAACTTGCCCTCCTCTCTGTCGACCAAAGATCACAGATCAGATAAATGGCAAATTGAAGTAGCAGTAGACGATGCGCACTGGGTGTGTTCATGCTGCCTCCACGCAGTTTCACATAAATACCAAACTGAAGTTGCGCTACCAAGCGCAATAAAAGCAGATCAGAGTCGCGGCAGTCAGCTCGGAGTTCTTCAAAGACACAGCTGCGCTACGAACGTCAGGACGTGATTCAGTATCGTCGTTGGCGAGCGCGGGGAAAGCATACTGGAGAGGTGGTGATAATCTCGGACTTATTCAAAGACGCAGTGCGCCCCTGCTCACGGGAGGACGTAGTACATGACCAGACTGAGAGAGCGCGCCGGGCGCCGGTGATGCCTGAGAAATCCGATGCGGCCGGCCTCCCCTCGTCCTCATCCTGGTGTCAATGCCTATTCTCTGGGCACTGCGTGAGGCTGGCTAATCAACATCGTTCGACAAATTCCAAtggaagtccaagggaaagagggACAACGGCGCTCGCGCGATGTAGGAGCCGGCGACCTGAGGGTGGGGGTGCTCGCGTGGTTGAGCACGAGTGGCGGCGCAGGTCCACGTCGTTTTCAGCCCCGGGAAGCCCCGTCGCCGCCACGCAGAGGAACGCCCGGTGGTGGTGTCGTATTGTGGGAGGTCGGCACGATCTGGAGGAGGCCAGTGCTCGGGAGTCAGGAGGAGGTCTCCCGGTGGGCTGGATAGGGATGACAGGAGACGGCCGGTGTTGGGGACGATAAGGAGCTCGCGTCAACGGAGACCTCACGATTGGGCACAATTGCGGAGTTCTCTTATTTCTCACGGCTAGACCGGTGCCTTGTTTCAGCCCTTCCTTCATCTGAACCTTCCAGTACTAATAATACTATATTATAATTATAATTATAACCTATATAAAAGCTAAACCCAGTTGCTGAAATCTTAACCATTAGGTTACTGTTGACGTATCTTTTTAGCCAATCGGATATTGACACGTTATTGTTTTTACACTGTAGATGCATTCGGTACTGTAGATTCTGTTTACCTCTCCTTTCTTCTCGCTGCGGCAATTCCGTGATAACCGGCTGGCTCCCGGTTGCTTCTCCTCTTTCTATACTGCTTCCGCTCCCTCTCTACCGGTTTCCTCCTTTTTTTTCCCACTTTTGGTACCTGCTGTACCGCTTTAGGCCGGTTTCCAACCTGTAGCGTTTTCTTTTACCGTATCTCTTTATTTAAGCGGCAGTCAAAGCGGTGGTcatagggatggcacccgcagggtatgggtgcgggtagagccatcccatacccgtacccgtcaACTTCAATATTACTcatcacccgtacccatacccgtgaACGGGTATAAGTTTTTTCCATACCCGTCACCcggcagggtaaatgggtacccgcgggtaaaaatacTCGCGCTTATAACACATCAAATTTATCAAAAAAATATGACATGAGGTGAAAAGATTGTAAATAGAGAactaatcctcactaacctaccagTAATTGTGAGACCAGAGAGCGTGAGGTTCAACGTAGCTATGTGAAGGCATGATTAGGTGGTAAATTAAGTACTTTACAATATCACATCGGTCTACTTGTCAAATTTAGATGGGTACATGGGTACGTGGGTATGGGTTCTatgatcccatacccgtacccatcctacccgatgggtatgatattttaCCATTgacaaacccatgggtaatattttgtcccatacccgtaattctattgggtttttacccgacgggtacgtgggtcatgggtacccattgccatccctaggTGGTCAGCTCCCTTCCAGAAATATCTACTTTCCACCATCACCACGATGCACGTCTCCCAATCCCACGCCTCGCTGCTGTTTCCTCGCCTCTCATAGTCGTCGCCGCCTTGAATCCAAGCCTTCTCTAATCGATGAATGCACCGCGGG encodes:
- the LOC124655978 gene encoding salt stress-induced protein-like encodes the protein MREQLISSHEPGYTKIGPWGGVGGNLQDISTDKPPHRLETVTISCSSVVNSLSFSYMDFNGHTHTVGPWGSPRGNICTIKFDPLEMLQGVHGTVGPFCELPNVITSLTFATNHCRAFRTRRRNSLPCPSRERWLHRGLLWARKVMC
- the LOC124657784 gene encoding G-type lectin S-receptor-like serine/threonine-protein kinase At1g34300, giving the protein MSEDAPGDLFKSFSIIIAVVSVLSILATVAIVYFVCRYFKKNGFPAININTSAPPAAAASTALYAVVPDSQIREATVERFLNVIAGEKPIRFTPQQLSGFTNNYSVRLGAGGFGAVYKGMLPNGLMVAVKRLHAGNDDRTSQEQFMAEVGTIGRTHHINLVRLFGFCYDAEVRALVYEYMEHGALDSYLFDRSRHHMVGFTTLHAMAVGIARGLRYLHEECQQKIVHYDIKPGNVLLDGGLTPKVADFGLARLLNRADTHMTVSGMRGTPGYAAPEMWMQAGATEKFDVYSFGILLFEILGRRRNFDDAAPESQQWFPKVAWTKYESGVLTEIVEGCDGEDGQDKLETVERMCKVAFWCVQQQPETRPPMGLVVKMLEGEMDIAPPENPFQHLMAAPMAANRWTSGTSSANTVSTSANSVSQGSLDIV